A genomic stretch from Chloroflexota bacterium includes:
- a CDS encoding ATP-binding protein: MSARRIEWAVALVPLGLTALTVLLLVSPQVAPAIVSERLPCAQAELLRIVQEALANSRKPADATRGRVDAEPIPSGVRLTIGDNDRGFVPDPKRTSGYGLRSMRERAVLIGASLTIESQPRDGTRVVVEVPFLEATG, from the coding sequence ATGAGCGCGCGTCGCATCGAGTGGGCGGTCGCCCTGGTCCCGCTGGGACTCACTGCCCTGACGGTCCTGCTCCTCGTGAGCCCACAGGTCGCGCCGGCGATCGTCAGCGAGCGACTCCCGTGTGCCCAGGCCGAGCTGCTCCGGATCGTGCAAGAGGCGCTGGCGAACTCGCGCAAGCCCGCCGATGCCACCCGCGGGCGGGTCGACGCTGAGCCGATTCCCTCCGGTGTGCGCCTGACGATCGGTGACAACGACCGGGGCTTCGTCCCAGACCCGAAACGGACGAGCGGGTATGGTCTGCGCAGCATGCGCGAACGAGCGGTCTTGATCGGAGCCTCATTGACCATCGAGTCCCAACCCCGAGATGGGACCCGAGTGGTGGTCGAGGTGCCTTTCCTCGAGGCGACCGGATGA
- a CDS encoding collagen-like protein, with amino-acid sequence MRIRLAVGTTAGLVLGLIAFTGVFGAGQIYACVNNSSGTIKIIDGNFPSQCPNGSYFLQWNDVGLTGATGASGASGVSGASGLTGASGASGLTGASGASGVSGASGLTGASGASGLTGASGASGASGESGLTGASGASGLTGASGA; translated from the coding sequence ATGCGAATCAGGCTCGCCGTCGGTACAACCGCAGGATTAGTCCTCGGCCTCATCGCCTTCACCGGCGTATTCGGCGCTGGCCAGATTTACGCCTGCGTGAATAACAGCAGCGGCACGATCAAGATCATCGACGGAAACTTCCCGTCGCAGTGCCCGAACGGCTCCTACTTCCTCCAGTGGAATGATGTGGGCCTTACCGGTGCGACCGGCGCCTCCGGTGCTTCGGGTGTCTCTGGCGCGTCCGGTCTAACCGGTGCCTCCGGGGCCTCTGGCCTGACAGGTGCCTCCGGTGCTTCGGGTGTCTCTGGCGCGTCCGGTCTAACCGGTGCCTCCGGGGCCTCTGGCCTGACAGGTGCCTCTGGCGCGTCTGGTGCGTCGGGTGAGTCCGGTCTAACCGGTGCCTCCGGGGCCTCTGGCCTGACAGGTGCCTCTGGCGCG
- a CDS encoding tetratricopeptide repeat protein, producing MVALVVLMTGCGGGSEGQKALDELNAGLASSSQGKTDEAVAHYKACLKHEPLNQFCIYNLGVIAQNAGRAFEAENDYRLALLIDPEFPSALFNLAIVRTDAGSISEAMDIYRRYIDVRPDDASGHLNLGLLLRANGQVEEGALELAKAKALDPNVSIPTFQPETTAGSTPVEPSPS from the coding sequence TTGGTCGCCCTGGTCGTTCTCATGACGGGCTGTGGCGGTGGGAGCGAAGGCCAGAAGGCGCTCGACGAGCTGAACGCCGGTCTGGCCTCCTCAAGTCAGGGCAAGACGGATGAGGCGGTTGCGCATTACAAGGCGTGTCTCAAGCACGAACCACTCAACCAGTTCTGCATCTACAACCTTGGGGTCATTGCTCAGAACGCCGGCCGAGCCTTCGAAGCGGAAAACGATTACCGACTGGCCCTGCTGATTGATCCAGAGTTTCCGTCGGCGCTCTTCAATCTGGCGATCGTGCGGACCGACGCCGGGTCCATCTCCGAGGCCATGGACATCTACCGGCGGTATATCGATGTCCGCCCTGACGACGCCAGCGGGCATCTGAACCTCGGCCTGCTCCTGCGAGCGAATGGGCAGGTCGAGGAGGGTGCGCTGGAGCTTGCCAAGGCCAAGGCGCTCGACCCAAACGTCAGCATTCCAACGTTCCAGCCCGAAACGACGGCGGGGTCAACGCCGGTGGAACCGAGCCCGTCCTAG
- a CDS encoding response regulator transcription factor, which translates to MSGPGPMRVMLVDDHALVRSAVRQAITAPDIEVVGEAATAEEALLLAPELRPELILLDINLPGTDGLRILRELGPRLPDTRIVMLTVSGGRRDLLEAMRSGAAGYLTKDLSPEALQRAVRGIRAGDLPMSRARAGEVVRSLAGSQRRTGVAEMNDPLAELSDREQQVLIQLADGLTDREIGTHLGISPRTVETHVGSILHKLGVRNRAQAARRYLESNDQEPGS; encoded by the coding sequence ATGAGCGGCCCTGGGCCGATGCGGGTCATGTTGGTCGACGACCATGCCCTTGTCCGCTCGGCAGTGCGCCAGGCCATCACCGCGCCAGACATCGAGGTGGTCGGTGAGGCGGCCACCGCTGAGGAGGCCCTCCTGCTGGCTCCCGAACTGCGCCCGGAGCTGATTCTGCTCGACATTAACCTGCCCGGGACCGATGGTCTCCGCATCCTCCGCGAGCTCGGTCCGCGACTGCCGGACACGCGCATCGTGATGCTCACCGTCTCAGGAGGTCGCCGCGACCTGCTTGAGGCGATGCGGAGCGGCGCTGCCGGCTACCTCACCAAGGACCTCAGCCCTGAGGCGCTCCAGCGCGCCGTGCGAGGTATCCGGGCCGGCGATCTGCCCATGTCACGAGCGAGGGCCGGCGAGGTCGTGCGGTCATTGGCCGGCAGCCAGCGACGGACCGGCGTGGCCGAGATGAACGACCCGCTCGCTGAGCTGAGCGATCGCGAGCAACAGGTGCTGATTCAACTCGCTGATGGGCTGACCGACCGGGAGATAGGGACGCACCTGGGGATCTCTCCGCGGACGGTCGAGACGCACGTCGGCAGCATTCTGCACAAGCTCGGAGTGCGCAACCGCGCGCAGGCTGCACGGCGGTATCTCGAGTCCAACGACCAGGAGCCAGGCTCCTAG